In Blattabacterium cuenoti, a single window of DNA contains:
- the cmk gene encoding (d)CMP kinase, whose protein sequence is MINNKNKKIIISIDGYSSSGKSSLSKQLAEHFKYYYINTGDMYRGITLLAIRQKMFNSDLWNVTNFIHYLNNIHFTFKWNKKINEIETFLNNENIKNQIKSRQVTEKVSLLASIPEIREKLNVIQKKLVSIYKNGLLIEGRDIGTTIFPQAKIKIFMKGSTEIRSFRRYKELKKKGEKISYEKVKQNILYRDMLDISRKYSPLQKPIQNCIEIDNTYLSINKQFNIILQFIKNKLYT, encoded by the coding sequence ATGATTAATAATAAAAATAAAAAAATAATTATATCTATAGATGGATATTCTTCTTCTGGCAAAAGTTCATTATCCAAACAATTAGCTGAACACTTTAAATATTATTATATAAATACGGGCGATATGTATAGAGGTATTACTTTATTAGCTATTAGACAAAAAATGTTTAACAGTGATTTATGGAACGTAACTAATTTTATTCATTATTTAAATAATATACATTTCACATTTAAATGGAATAAAAAAATTAATGAAATAGAAACTTTTTTAAATAATGAAAATATTAAAAATCAGATAAAATCTAGACAAGTAACAGAAAAAGTTAGTTTATTAGCTAGTATTCCTGAAATACGTGAAAAACTTAATGTTATACAAAAAAAATTAGTATCTATATATAAAAACGGATTATTAATAGAAGGAAGAGATATAGGAACCACAATATTTCCACAAGCTAAAATAAAAATATTTATGAAAGGCTCTACAGAAATTCGTTCTTTTCGAAGATATAAAGAATTAAAAAAAAAAGGAGAAAAAATATCTTATGAAAAAGTAAAACAAAACATTTTATATAGAGATATGTTAGATATTTCTAGAAAATATTCTCCTTTGCAAAAACCTATACAAAATTGTATTGAAATAGATAATACTTATCTAAGTATAAATAAACAATTTAATATTATACTTCAATTCATTAAAAACAAATTATATACATGA
- a CDS encoding beta-ketoacyl-ACP reductase, which translates to MKLLDGKIAIVTGGSGDIGASIVKTFVKHGAFVIFTFLSSKEKAEKLSIELKLTTFCESYQIDLKDIDATKFFIQRTIEKYGRLDILVNNAGIIKDNFLLRMSKHNWDKVIKTNLYSIFNLTKYAIMPMIKQKKGNIINMSSIIGFTGNSGQSNYSTSKAGIIGFTKSIAKELGTKNIRCNAISPGYIYTKMNDNLPQTIKENFMRNIPLKRAGTPQDIANSSLFLASELSDYITGSVLHVNGGLF; encoded by the coding sequence ATGAAATTATTAGATGGAAAAATAGCAATAGTTACAGGTGGTTCTGGTGATATAGGGGCTTCTATTGTCAAGACATTTGTAAAACATGGAGCATTCGTAATTTTTACTTTTTTATCTTCTAAAGAAAAAGCTGAGAAATTATCTATTGAATTAAAATTAACAACATTTTGTGAATCATATCAAATAGATTTAAAAGATATAGATGCAACTAAATTCTTTATACAAAGAACCATAGAAAAATATGGACGGTTAGATATATTAGTCAACAATGCAGGAATTATAAAAGATAATTTTTTATTAAGAATGTCGAAACATAATTGGGATAAAGTAATAAAAACTAATCTTTATTCTATTTTTAATTTAACTAAATATGCTATTATGCCTATGATAAAGCAAAAAAAAGGAAATATTATTAATATGAGTTCTATTATTGGATTTACTGGAAATTCAGGGCAATCTAATTATTCGACTTCTAAAGCTGGAATTATTGGATTCACTAAATCGATTGCTAAAGAACTTGGAACAAAAAATATTCGTTGCAATGCTATATCTCCTGGATATATATATACTAAAATGAATGATAATCTTCCTCAAACAATAAAAGAAAATTTTATGAGGAATATTCCCTTAAAAAGAGCTGGTACTCCTCAAGATATAGCTAATTCAAGTTTATTTCTTGCTTCTGAATTATCTGATTATATAACTGGATCTGTATTGCATGTAAATGGAGGATTATTTTAG
- the menD gene encoding 2-succinyl-5-enolpyruvyl-6-hydroxy-3-cyclohexene-1-carboxylic-acid synthase translates to MIYSKKKIVQSLGIILISKSIFHIVISPGSRNAPIIIHFTINPYFKTYSIVDERSAGYFALGMAQQINNPVLLNCTSGTSVLNYYPALTEAFYQYIPLIFITADRPKETPYLLENQSIHQENIFKNYVVASVQLTEEESNNGLWYNEKLINEAINNCIKKNRPVHINIPFTDPLYDTVNHIQVKPKIIKDIPVVNTIVNYSYIKEKKIWERSKKKIIFIGLHPPNKHLKRIIQKFNQDSSIVIFSDTSSQLYDKFLFSIDQLFFNMKLTEWLSLKPQILLTIGGHIISNRMKYIMRKYPPKYHWHIGEETNHYPDTYYKLTIYWPIQPEIFFNILKKQNINDDYYNYKKKWIKLRNQRKIKNNFFLKKENSFSDLKVLFLIFNSIPKTSILHLGNSTIIRYYQLFDIKKHSIKYYCNRGTSGIDGSVSTAIGHSINSSKIVTLVIGDISFFYDSNALWNNYTPNRFRIILINNGGGNIFRLITKKKIHKNTFDFFETKHSLTAKQICEMYHWKYKYVSNIIVLKKVLSSFWNKSNKPILLELNTTKSNNKKIFNDYISFIF, encoded by the coding sequence ATGATTTACTCAAAAAAAAAAATAGTTCAAAGTTTAGGAATTATCCTAATTTCAAAATCAATTTTTCATATTGTAATATCACCAGGATCCAGAAATGCTCCAATTATTATTCATTTTACCATTAATCCTTATTTTAAAACTTATAGTATTGTAGATGAACGTTCTGCAGGATATTTTGCGCTTGGAATGGCACAACAAATTAATAATCCAGTATTATTAAATTGTACTTCTGGCACATCAGTTCTTAATTATTATCCTGCACTTACTGAAGCTTTTTATCAATACATTCCACTAATTTTTATAACTGCAGATAGACCTAAAGAAACACCTTATTTATTAGAAAATCAATCTATTCATCAAGAAAATATTTTTAAAAATTATGTAGTTGCTTCTGTACAATTAACTGAAGAAGAATCTAATAACGGATTATGGTATAATGAAAAATTAATTAATGAGGCTATTAATAACTGTATTAAAAAAAATCGACCTGTACATATTAATATTCCTTTTACAGATCCACTTTATGATACCGTAAATCATATACAAGTTAAACCTAAAATTATCAAGGATATACCAGTAGTAAATACCATCGTAAATTATTCCTATATAAAAGAAAAAAAAATATGGGAACGGTCTAAAAAAAAAATCATTTTTATTGGATTACATCCGCCAAATAAACATCTAAAAAGAATCATCCAAAAATTCAATCAAGATTCTTCTATTGTTATATTTTCCGACACTTCTTCTCAATTATACGACAAGTTTTTATTTTCAATAGATCAATTATTCTTTAATATGAAATTAACAGAATGGTTAAGTTTAAAACCTCAAATTTTATTAACCATTGGTGGCCATATTATATCTAATAGAATGAAATATATTATGCGAAAATATCCTCCTAAATATCATTGGCATATAGGAGAAGAAACTAATCATTATCCAGATACTTATTATAAACTTACCATTTATTGGCCTATACAACCTGAAATATTTTTTAATATTTTAAAAAAACAAAATATAAATGATGATTATTATAATTATAAAAAAAAATGGATAAAATTAAGAAATCAAAGAAAAATAAAAAATAATTTTTTTCTAAAAAAAGAAAATAGTTTTTCAGATTTAAAAGTTTTATTTTTAATATTTAATTCAATACCAAAAACATCAATTTTACATTTAGGAAACAGTACTATTATACGATACTATCAACTGTTTGATATAAAAAAACATTCTATAAAATATTATTGTAATAGAGGCACATCAGGAATTGATGGTAGTGTTTCTACCGCTATTGGACATTCTATAAATAGTTCAAAAATAGTAACTTTAGTAATTGGAGATATAAGTTTTTTTTATGATAGCAATGCCTTATGGAATAATTATACACCAAATAGGTTTAGAATTATATTAATTAATAATGGAGGTGGAAACATTTTTAGATTAATTACAAAAAAAAAAATTCATAAAAATACTTTTGATTTTTTTGAAACTAAACATTCTTTAACAGCAAAACAAATTTGTGAAATGTATCATTGGAAATATAAATATGTATCTAATATTATTGTTTTGAAAAAAGTTTTATCTAGTTTTTGGAATAAATCTAATAAACCTATATTATTAGAATTAAATACAACCAAATCAAATAATAAAAAAATATTTAATGATTATATATCTTTTATTTTTTAA
- a CDS encoding SanA/YdcF family protein: MGISIWSINKNYNKIDNIPYNTYGVVLGTSKYLHGGGINVYFKYRIDAASFLFFNGKIRYIIVSGDNRDITYNEPKMMKKELIKKGVPSRFIYEDLYGIDTLHSISRVYKLYNQMKFTIISQKFHNERAIFIGNCLGLDVIGFNAKSIPFHLKIQIREILARIKVFIYVVIWIIQ; encoded by the coding sequence TTGGGAATCAGTATTTGGTCAATTAACAAAAATTATAATAAAATTGATAACATTCCATATAATACATATGGTGTTGTTTTAGGAACTTCAAAATATTTGCATGGAGGTGGAATAAATGTATATTTTAAATATAGAATAGATGCTGCAAGTTTTCTTTTTTTTAATGGCAAAATACGTTATATCATTGTTAGTGGAGATAATAGAGATATTACTTATAATGAACCTAAAATGATGAAAAAAGAATTGATAAAAAAAGGTGTTCCTTCTCGTTTTATATATGAAGATTTGTATGGAATTGATACCTTACATTCTATATCAAGAGTTTATAAATTATATAATCAAATGAAATTTACTATTATTTCTCAAAAATTTCATAATGAAAGAGCTATTTTTATTGGCAATTGTTTAGGATTAGATGTTATTGGATTTAATGCAAAAAGTATTCCATTTCATTTAAAAATACAAATTAGAGAGATTTTAGCAAGAATAAAAGTGTTTATATATGTAGTAATTTGGATAATTCAATAA
- a CDS encoding preprotein translocase subunit SecA, with product MKFFTTVFKNLFKNKNDRDLNKIKKFLFKINIKEKEIVSLSDNGLRKKTIEFKNIIQSAIYHLCQKEKKLIEKTKMRSCSIHDLEKSSLEKENIQKECYKIEQQILLQILPEAFAVVKETAKRFKEKKRLIVKSTLFDEELSKTKSYVTLKDGYSIWSNEWNAHGKQIIWDMVHYDVQLMGGVVLHQGKIAEMATGEGKTFVSTLSAYLNALSGRGVHIVTVNNYLSKRDANWMGPLMEFHGLRVDCLDNYHSYQCNLRKKAYLADITYGTNNEFGFDYLRDNMATSQEDLVQRELNYAIIDEIDSVLIDEARTPLIISGPVIFYKEEKEEFKFLKEKVDLIVKEQKKKVQQLLQESKYLIKSGNKQLGGLKLFQSYRGFPKKKSLIQFLNEDKIRIILQKIENIYLLQDNGKDLTTVDRDLYFVIDEKHNTVELTDLGIQFLSKNMSNINFFVVPDINVEIAELEKKNLPKEKEIKEKDKLIQNFTIKLQRIHTINQLLKAYTLFEKNIDYIILENQVKIVDEQTGRIMEGRRYSDGLHQAIEAKENLEIEASSQTLASITLQNYFRMYKKISGMTGTAETEASEFLDIYKLDVVVIPTHKQIKRHDFQDIIFKTQREKYNAILEQIIYLSKNKHRPVLVGTTSVEVSELLSRTLKFRKIKHNVLNAKLHHKEADIIAKAGLPGSVTIATNMAGRGTDIKLYKDVVEFGGLAVIGTERHDSRRVDNQLRGRSGRQGDPGSSQFYISLEDNLIRVFLHSERLSKLMDRFGHKDGDIIQHPLLTKSIERAQKKIEENNFSIRKRLLDYDDVINKQREFIYKKRKNALCGEKLNLDISNMVYSILHSIISINKSFFENIKYEFFNIFGVEFSIKKKELVAHKEQYIINYLHDILIDYYEKKKDKIIKKYLHTILYNNTNIKYDYQIQYIFTNYEASSKIVVNTSKTHLINSNGYALFSILEKKTILSFLDEKWKEHLREMDSLRHSVQNAVFEQKDPLIVYKQNAFNLFQEIVDDINKKIISFLFQSFIIKSDVFVLSSQRKVN from the coding sequence ATGAAATTTTTTACAACAGTTTTCAAAAATTTATTTAAAAATAAAAATGATAGAGATCTTAATAAGATTAAAAAGTTTTTGTTTAAAATTAATATAAAAGAAAAAGAAATCGTTTCTTTATCAGACAATGGCTTAAGAAAAAAAACTATAGAATTTAAAAATATAATACAATCTGCTATTTATCATCTTTGTCAAAAAGAAAAAAAATTAATTGAAAAGACAAAAATGAGATCATGTTCTATTCATGATTTAGAAAAAAGTTCTTTAGAGAAAGAAAATATACAAAAAGAATGTTATAAAATAGAACAACAAATCTTACTTCAGATTTTACCAGAAGCATTTGCAGTTGTTAAAGAAACTGCTAAACGATTCAAAGAAAAGAAAAGATTAATAGTAAAATCAACATTATTTGATGAAGAGTTATCAAAAACAAAGTCTTATGTAACGTTAAAAGATGGATATTCAATTTGGAGTAATGAATGGAATGCTCATGGAAAACAGATTATTTGGGATATGGTTCATTATGATGTACAATTAATGGGTGGTGTAGTTTTACATCAAGGAAAAATTGCTGAAATGGCGACTGGAGAAGGTAAAACATTTGTTTCTACTTTATCTGCTTATTTAAATGCATTATCTGGAAGAGGGGTTCATATTGTTACAGTTAATAATTATTTATCAAAAAGAGATGCTAATTGGATGGGACCTTTAATGGAATTTCATGGATTAAGAGTTGATTGTTTAGATAATTATCATTCTTATCAATGTAATTTAAGAAAAAAAGCTTATTTAGCAGATATTACTTATGGAACAAATAATGAATTTGGATTTGATTATTTGCGTGATAATATGGCTACTTCACAAGAAGACCTAGTACAAAGAGAATTAAATTATGCTATTATAGATGAAATTGATTCAGTATTAATAGATGAAGCTAGAACTCCATTGATTATTTCCGGTCCAGTGATTTTTTATAAAGAGGAAAAAGAAGAATTTAAATTCTTAAAAGAAAAAGTAGATCTTATTGTCAAAGAACAAAAAAAAAAAGTTCAACAATTGTTGCAAGAATCTAAATATCTAATAAAATCTGGAAATAAACAATTAGGTGGATTGAAATTATTTCAATCATATAGAGGATTTCCAAAAAAAAAATCTTTAATTCAATTTTTAAATGAAGATAAAATTAGAATTATTTTACAAAAAATAGAAAATATATATTTATTACAAGATAATGGAAAAGATTTAACAACAGTAGATAGAGACTTATATTTTGTTATAGATGAAAAACATAATACGGTTGAACTTACTGATTTAGGTATACAATTTTTATCTAAAAATATGTCAAATATCAATTTTTTTGTTGTTCCAGATATTAATGTAGAAATTGCTGAATTAGAAAAAAAAAATTTACCTAAAGAAAAAGAAATAAAAGAAAAAGATAAATTAATACAAAATTTTACTATTAAATTACAAAGAATACATACTATTAATCAGCTGTTAAAAGCTTATACTTTATTTGAAAAAAATATAGATTATATAATTTTAGAAAATCAAGTAAAAATTGTAGATGAACAAACTGGTCGTATTATGGAAGGTAGGCGATATTCAGATGGACTACATCAAGCTATAGAAGCAAAGGAAAATCTAGAAATAGAAGCATCTAGTCAAACATTAGCTAGCATTACTTTACAAAATTATTTTAGAATGTATAAAAAAATATCAGGAATGACTGGAACAGCAGAAACAGAGGCTAGTGAATTTTTAGATATTTATAAACTAGATGTAGTTGTGATTCCTACACATAAACAAATTAAACGACATGATTTTCAAGATATTATATTTAAAACACAAAGAGAAAAATATAATGCAATTTTAGAACAAATTATATATCTTTCTAAAAACAAACATAGACCTGTTCTTGTAGGAACTACTTCTGTAGAAGTATCTGAATTATTAAGTAGAACATTAAAATTTAGAAAAATAAAACATAATGTACTCAATGCGAAATTACATCATAAAGAAGCAGATATTATTGCAAAAGCTGGATTGCCAGGTTCTGTTACTATAGCAACTAATATGGCAGGACGAGGGACTGATATTAAACTTTATAAAGATGTTGTAGAATTTGGTGGTTTAGCGGTCATAGGAACAGAAAGACATGATTCAAGAAGAGTAGATAATCAATTAAGAGGACGTTCTGGTAGACAAGGAGATCCAGGAAGTTCTCAATTTTATATATCATTAGAAGATAATTTAATACGTGTATTTTTACATTCAGAAAGATTATCAAAATTAATGGATCGATTTGGACATAAAGATGGAGATATTATCCAACATCCTTTATTAACAAAATCTATAGAAAGAGCACAAAAAAAAATAGAAGAAAATAATTTTAGTATAAGAAAACGTCTATTAGATTATGATGATGTAATTAATAAACAAAGAGAATTTATTTATAAAAAAAGAAAAAATGCATTATGTGGTGAAAAGTTAAATTTAGATATTTCTAATATGGTGTATAGTATATTACATTCTATAATTTCAATTAATAAATCATTTTTTGAAAATATAAAATATGAATTTTTTAATATATTTGGTGTTGAATTTTCAATAAAGAAAAAAGAATTAGTAGCTCATAAAGAACAATATATCATTAATTACTTACACGATATATTAATTGATTACTATGAAAAAAAGAAAGATAAAATTATTAAAAAATATTTACATACAATATTGTATAATAATACTAATATAAAATATGATTATCAAATTCAATATATTTTTACAAATTATGAGGCATCTAGTAAAATAGTAGTAAATACTAGTAAAACACATCTTATTAATAGTAATGGATATGCATTATTTTCAATATTAGAAAAAAAAACTATATTATCTTTTTTAGATGAAAAATGGAAGGAGCATTTACGAGAAATGGATAGTTTAAGACATTCAGTACAAAATGCAGTTTTTGAACAAAAAGATCCTTTAATTGTTTATAAGCAAAATGCTTTTAATTTATTTCAAGAAATAGTTGATGATATTAATAAAAAAATTATTTCTTTTTTATTTCAATCATTTATAATAAAAAGTGATGTATTTGTTCTTTCTTCACAAAGAAAAGTGAATTAG
- a CDS encoding DUF2795 domain-containing protein, translating to MYWTLELASHLEDAPWPATKEELIDFAIRTGAPLEVVENLQQLENVDGEIFESIEDIWADYPRDDEDFYWNRDEYEL from the coding sequence ATGTATTGGACTTTAGAATTAGCTTCTCATTTGGAAGATGCACCTTGGCCAGCAACCAAAGAAGAATTAATTGATTTTGCTATTCGTACTGGTGCTCCATTAGAAGTAGTAGAAAATCTTCAACAATTAGAAAATGTTGATGGAGAAATTTTTGAATCTATAGAGGATATATGGGCTGATTATCCACGAGATGATGAAGATTTTTATTGGAATAGAGATGAATATGAATTATAA
- a CDS encoding methionyl-tRNA formyltransferase, which yields MIEYKNLKIKKYPRIVFIGGTSFSIFSLKQLHMLKYNIIGIITNPDKYIKNQNLVFNKIKQYAIKNKIPILQPTNLIDTAFIETLKSWNIDLQIVVSFRILPKQIWNLPKIGTLNLHASILPNYKGPFPIHWSILNGETQTGLTTFFIKNDDIDSGNIILQNKINIGQNETYGEVENKLKQISGNVIIKTLHEVITKKEINNKHFTYTTTTYYKSFFYARKIYNEDCRIKWQTSCVDVIHNQIRGLSPYPTAWTYLFIKNKFYRFKIFLSKKILSTHLFPLGLVTISAFEMKISAIKGFISIIEGQLEGRKKMFIKNIINGIKIKTNIFVK from the coding sequence ATGATTGAATATAAAAATTTAAAAATTAAAAAATACCCTAGAATAGTTTTTATCGGTGGAACATCTTTTTCTATTTTTTCATTAAAACAATTACACATGCTTAAATATAATATAATAGGAATTATCACTAATCCCGATAAATACATAAAAAATCAAAATCTTGTATTTAATAAAATTAAACAATATGCAATAAAAAATAAAATTCCAATATTACAACCCACAAATCTTATTGATACTGCATTTATAGAAACTTTAAAATCATGGAATATTGATCTACAAATTGTTGTTTCATTTAGAATTTTACCAAAACAAATTTGGAATTTGCCAAAAATTGGAACGTTAAATTTACATGCATCTATACTACCTAATTATAAAGGTCCATTTCCTATTCATTGGTCAATTCTCAATGGAGAAACACAAACTGGATTAACTACCTTTTTTATAAAAAATGATGACATAGATTCTGGTAATATTATATTACAAAATAAAATAAATATTGGACAAAATGAAACATATGGAGAAGTTGAAAATAAACTAAAACAAATTAGCGGCAATGTTATTATAAAAACTTTACACGAAGTAATAACAAAAAAAGAAATTAATAATAAACATTTTACATATACCACCACAACATATTATAAATCTTTTTTCTATGCTAGAAAGATATATAATGAAGATTGTAGAATTAAATGGCAAACATCATGTGTAGATGTTATACATAATCAAATAAGAGGATTAAGTCCTTATCCAACAGCATGGACTTATTTATTTATAAAAAATAAATTTTATAGGTTTAAAATATTTTTATCAAAAAAAATACTATCAACTCATTTATTTCCACTTGGATTAGTAACAATTTCTGCATTTGAAATGAAAATATCAGCAATAAAAGGATTTATATCTATTATTGAAGGACAATTAGAAGGAAGAAAAAAAATGTTTATAAAAAATATCATTAATGGAATAAAAATTAAAACAAATATATTTGTTAAATAA
- a CDS encoding HU family DNA-binding protein: MNKTELVHSISEKTGIAKNEVKTVIESFIQTIIQSLKQGNKVTLIGFGTFSVIDRNPRTGVNPRTGQKIHIPGKKVAKFKIGSELSKL; this comes from the coding sequence ATGAATAAAACAGAATTGGTACACTCTATTTCTGAGAAAACAGGAATTGCAAAAAACGAAGTAAAAACTGTAATAGAATCTTTTATACAAACAATCATTCAATCTTTAAAACAAGGCAATAAAGTTACTTTAATAGGATTTGGAACATTTTCTGTAATAGATAGAAATCCAAGAACTGGCGTAAACCCTAGAACAGGACAAAAAATACATATTCCTGGAAAAAAAGTAGCTAAATTTAAAATAGGATCAGAATTATCAAAATTATAG
- the pdxH gene encoding pyridoxamine 5'-phosphate oxidase, with the protein MDLSNYRKNYESTKYLIEKNIPKIPIDLFHSWFQEEKQMSSNDKEVNAMSISTIGKDGAPETRIVLLKQYSEQGFIFYTNYLSAKGLAIRNNPMTCISFYFTNTDRQILIKGKTFKLNIKQSDRYFNERPREHQIGSWASKQSKIISSKEYLLDKYKKWKMFFKTCRIIKRPFDWGGYIVKPYKMEFWQGQPYRLHDRLVYYLELETDKKWNLFRLSP; encoded by the coding sequence ATGGATTTAAGCAATTATAGAAAAAATTATGAATCAACAAAATATTTAATAGAAAAAAATATTCCTAAAATTCCAATTGACTTATTTCATTCTTGGTTTCAAGAAGAAAAACAAATGTCTTCTAATGATAAAGAAGTAAATGCAATGTCAATATCCACAATTGGAAAAGATGGGGCACCTGAAACAAGAATTGTACTATTGAAACAATATTCTGAACAAGGATTTATATTTTATACTAATTACTTGAGTGCAAAAGGATTAGCTATACGAAATAATCCAATGACATGTATATCTTTTTATTTTACAAATACAGATAGACAAATATTAATTAAAGGAAAAACTTTTAAATTAAATATTAAACAATCAGATAGATATTTTAATGAAAGACCAAGAGAACACCAAATTGGAAGTTGGGCATCTAAACAAAGTAAGATTATTTCTTCTAAAGAATATTTATTAGATAAATATAAAAAATGGAAAATGTTTTTCAAAACATGTAGAATAATCAAACGTCCTTTTGATTGGGGAGGATATATAGTAAAACCATATAAAATGGAATTTTGGCAGGGCCAACCATATAGACTTCATGATAGATTAGTCTATTATTTAGAATTAGAAACAGATAAAAAATGGAATTTATTTAGATTATCTCCATAA
- a CDS encoding beta clamp domain-containing protein: protein MFITKLKTSIEQSSNKKISISITLIINFLQTFMNETLLLEIKKNILIILYKQDYYYIPIDNSNNTKNFTYPINWNKKPFLKKRTIIKIVFSYSTLLKILNYTLLFSEEQYFKNIINGVFFQLTPYVYNFILTDTYKLVQYTITHNNLKTNLPPIEFIMLNFSSLRRLHNILTQKLNIKKITMVIEKYNKKNIVQFQMNNNIFFCNYFNPTYIKFNSKFPKITDISCIINKNLFLNYIKRISFLSKKNPCIIRFIFNNQVKDTLKIDEEESINNNHNYYMIKCKFKLLNNNHNIIIMKFNTQFLIDILSSINESCINFELCCNKNIGLFKPFFKKKNKESIKILIMSII, encoded by the coding sequence TTGTTTATAACTAAACTTAAAACATCTATAGAACAATCTTCAAATAAAAAAATATCAATTTCTATAACGTTAATAATAAATTTTTTACAAACATTTATGAATGAAACTTTATTATTAGAAATAAAAAAAAATATATTAATCATTTTATATAAACAAGATTATTACTATATTCCTATTGATAATAGTAATAATACAAAAAATTTTACTTATCCTATAAATTGGAATAAAAAACCTTTTTTAAAAAAAAGAACTATTATAAAAATTGTTTTTTCTTATTCTACTTTATTAAAAATTTTAAATTATACTTTATTATTTTCTGAAGAACAATATTTTAAAAATATTATAAATGGAGTATTTTTTCAATTAACTCCATATGTATATAATTTTATATTGACTGATACTTATAAACTTGTACAATATACTATTACACACAATAATTTAAAAACCAATTTACCTCCTATAGAATTCATTATGCTTAATTTTTCTTCTTTAAGAAGATTACATAATATTTTAACACAAAAATTGAATATCAAAAAAATTACTATGGTCATCGAAAAATATAATAAAAAAAATATCGTTCAATTTCAAATGAACAATAATATATTTTTTTGTAATTATTTCAATCCTACATATATAAAATTTAATTCTAAATTTCCAAAAATAACTGATATATCATGTATAATAAATAAAAATTTATTTTTAAATTATATTAAAAGAATTTCTTTTTTATCTAAGAAAAATCCTTGTATTATTAGATTTATTTTTAACAATCAGGTTAAAGACACATTAAAAATAGATGAAGAAGAGTCAATCAATAATAATCATAATTATTACATGATTAAATGTAAGTTCAAATTATTAAATAATAATCATAATATAATTATAATGAAATTTAATACTCAATTTTTAATAGATATTTTATCATCTATAAATGAATCTTGTATAAATTTTGAACTTTGTTGCAATAAAAATATTGGATTATTCAAACCATTTTTTAAGAAAAAAAATAAAGAATCAATTAAAATTTTGATTATGTCCATAATATGA